GGGCATCGGCAACACCACCCCCGCCGCGGTGCTCATCGCCGCCCTCACGGGCTCCGAACCGGTCGCCGTCGTCGGCCGCGGCACGGGCATCGACGACCAGGGCTGGATGCGCAAGACCGCCGCCATCCGCGACGCCCTGCGCCGGGCGCGTCCCGTCATCAACGACCCGGTCGCCCTCCTCGCCACCGCGTCCGGCGCCGACATCGCCGCCATGGCGGGCTTCCTGGCCCAGGCGGCGATCCGCAAGACCCCCGTCATCCTCGACGGCGTCGTGGTCGGCGCCGCCGCCGTCGTCGCCGAGGAACTGGCCCCGGGCGCCCGCGACTGGTGGGTCGCCGGCCACCGCTCCGCCGAGCCCGCGCACGCGTTGGCACTGGGCCACCTGAGCCTGGACCCGCTGCTGGAGTTCGACATGCGCCTGGGCGAGGGCTCCGGCGCCGCCGCCGCCCTGCCGCTGGTCGTGATGGCGACCCGCATCCTGGCCGAGATGGCGACCTTCGACAGCGCGGGCGTCTCCGGACCGGCCTGATGCGCCTGGCCCTGTCCTGGCTGACCGTCCTGCCGATCCGCGTCCACACCGACCAGGTGACCGCCCGTGCGGCGGGACGTGCGATCACGTTCGCCCCGCTGGTCGGCCTGCTCCTCGGTGCGGCGGCCGTCGCGCTCCTCCGGCTGCCGCTGCCCGACCTGGCAGCCGGCTTCCTCACCGTCGGCTTCCTGGCGCTGGCGACGCGCGGCATGCACCTGGACGGCCTGGCCGACACCGCCGACGGCCTGGGCTGCTACGGACCACCCGAACGCGCCCTGGCCGTGATGAAGGACGGCGGAGCGGGCCCGTTCGCGGTCGTCGCGCTGATCATCGTGCTGGGCGCGGAAGCCGCCACCCTCCCCACCGTCCACTGGGGCGCCGTCCTCCTGGCCCTGACCACCGGCCGGGCCGCCTTCATCCTCTGCTGCCTGCGCCCCATCCCCGCCGCCCGCCCGAACGGCCTGGGCGCACTGGTAGCCGGCACCCAACCACCGTGGATCGCCATCACCTGGTGGACAGCCCTCGCCACCGCCGGCTACTTCGTCCACCCCTGGCAAGGCCCAACCGCCGTCGCCACCTCAGCAGCCCTCGTCCTGCTCCTGATCAACCACACCAAGAAGCGCTTCGGCGGCATCACCGGCGACGTCCTGGGCGCCGCCTGCGAAACCGCCACCCTGACCACCCTGATCGTCACCGCCCTCTAACCCCCACAACACAACCGCACCAAGCCACCGAGGCTCGATTTGACATGGGGCCCTTACGGGTGCCATGTCAAATCGAGCCGGACAGCACCACCGCCCTGAACGTAGAACTCACCGTCCCTGAGCGTTCGACTCGCGGCACTCCAACGTTCGACTCGCGCCCTGAACGTTGAACTCTCGCGCCCTGAACGTAGGACTCTCGCGCCCTGAACGTAGGACTCTCGCGGGTTAGTTGATTTTGGACATCCAGGAGTGGGGGTCGGCGGTCAGGCCCTGCTGGATGCTCGTCAGGTGGTTGCGCAACCGCATGGTCACGTCACCCGTCCGCCCACCCGACACGCTGAACTCGCCACCCGCGTGCTTCACGTGCCCCACCGGCGTGATCACCGCCGCCGTGCCGCACGCGAACACCTCCGTCAGCTCACCGGACTCCGCCTTCTTCTCCCACTCCTCCGTGGAGATCCGCCGCTCCTCCACCACGAGCCCGAAGTCGGCCGCCAACCGCAGCAGCGAGTTCCGCGTGATCCCGGGCAGCAGCGCACCGGACAGCTCCGGCGTCACCACCCGCGCGTCGTCGCCCGACCCGAGGACGAAGAACAGGTTCATCCCGCCCATCTCCTCGACCCACCGGCGCTCCACCGCGTCCAGCCACACGACCTGGTCGCACCCCTGCTCGGCGGCCTGCGCCTGCGCCGCCAGCGACGCCGCGTAGTTGCCCGCGAACTTCGCCGCACCCGTGCCACCCGGCGCCGCCCGCACGTACTCCGTCGACAACCACACCGTCACCGGCTTCAACCCGCCGGTGAAGTACGACCCCGCGGGTGACGCGATGAGCACGTACAGGTACTCCTTCGCCGGCCGCACGCCCAGCCCCGCCTCCGTCGAGAAGAGGAACGGCCGCAGGTACAGCGACTCCTCGGGGACGGACGACACCCACCGGTCGTCCACCGCCAGCAGCTCCCGGATCGAGGCCAGGAACAGCTCGTCGGGCAGTTCGGGCATCGCCATCCGGCGGGCCGACGCGCGGAAGCGCTCGGCGTTGGCCGACGGGCGGAAGGACGCGATCGTCCCGTCGGGCTGGCGGTAGGCCTTGAGCCCTTCGAAGATCGCCTGGCCGTAGTGCAGCACCATGGCCGCCGGGTCCAGCTCCAACGAGCGGTAGGGCCCCACGACGGCGTCGTGCCAGCCCTGCTCCTGGTTCCAGCGGATCGTCACCATGTGGTCGGTGAAGTGCTGCCCGAAGCCCGGCTGCGCGAGTACCTCCGCAACGCGCTCCGGGGTCGCCGGCTGCGGGTTGGGGGTCCGGGTGAAAGGCAACGCGGTCGTCATGGCAGCACGATAGCCGCCACTGGGACGTCGGAAAATCGCCGTCCCGACGCTCGGACATCCGACCATCCGGTCGGGTCAGCCGGTCGATCACCCGGTCGGGTCAGCCGACGGCCTGCCGCACCCGACCCAGCGCGAGCAGCCCGGTGCCCAGCGCGATGCCGATCCCCGTCACCACGAGGGCGTCCGCCGGGGCGCTCATCGCCAGCAGGACCGACAAACCCAGCCCCAGGCAGGCCGTGCGCATGGGCCACGTGCGGTCCTCCTGGAGCAGCACCCGCGCCGAAGCGTTCGTGAAGCCGTAGTAGAACGCCGTGCCGCACGCGCCGACCGCCAGCGCGGTCGACGGCGGCAGCGCCACCACGGCCGGCACCGCCAACCCCGCGCTGACCACTTCCAGCGGCCACCCCGCGCGCACCGCCGGCAGGTCGCCCGTCTCGGTCATCCCGACCAGCGTGCGCCGAGCCGACGCGAGCACGAAGAACAGCGTCGACACCGCCGCCACCGCCGCGCCGACCGCGAGCACCGGCAGCAGCCACGCGCCGTCCGCCGCGACCAGCGCGTCCCGCAGCGGCGCCGGTGACAGCGCCAGCCGCGCCGACCCGAGCTGCCGCAGCACCGCCACGCCGACGCCGATGCCGACCAGCAGCACGACACCGATCACCACCGGCACCGCGAAGTGCAGCACCCTGGCCGAGAACACCCGGTCGCCGGCTCCCGGCGCGGTGACCCTCTCGAACCCGACGAACAGCGCGAACAGCAGCAGCGCCGCGCCCATCAGCCCGTCGAACCCGGGCTCGTCGGCCACCTGCCCGCCCACCACCGGGTTCTCCGGCGGCGCCACCGAGAGGCACACCAGCACGACCAGCACGAGCACGCCGAGCACCACGACCGCGGCCGCCACGCTCAGCCCGGCGCCCCACCTGATCCCCGCCGCGCCCAGGGCCGCGGTCACCGCGATCAGGCCCAGCGCCGCCGCCACCCGGTGCTCCGGGACTGCGTACGCGCCGAACATCCCGGCGATCGCCGCCGCCATCCCGGCTCTGCCCACGAGGTGGGCGCTGGCGCCGAGCCGGGCGGGCCACGGCCCGAGCTGGTTGCGGATGTAGGCGTAGCCCCCGGCGGCTTCCGGGTAGGCGCGGTGCTGGTCGGCGGTCGAGAACGCGCAGCACAGCGCCGTCACCGCGGCCAGCGCGAGACCGGGGAGGAACCAGGGGCCGGCGATCGCCGCGGCGGGGGCGAAACCGGTGAAGACACCGGCCCCCAGGGTCGCGCCGAGAGCGAGCACCACGGCCCCCGCACGGGGCGTGATTGTCACCGGTACACAGTCCCAGATCAACCAGGTGACTGCGAACGCCCGGTCGGTTGACCCCCAATCGTGTTAATTGTTACTCATTGCTATCGAAGGTGCGATCGCCATGTGTGTGAACGAGACCTTTAGCATTCGTCACGATCCACCTCGATCCCGCCGCACTACCAGAAAGCGCCGGGAGGACCCCGTCAAGGAGCCGCAGTGACCGCGCCCAAGCTGGCCATCACCGACAGTGACCTGAGCAGCACCACCGCCGACGCCGTTGTGGTGGGCACGGTGCAGGGCCCGGACGGCCTCGCCCTCGCCGCCGGGTCGGAAGCGGTCGACGCCGCGTTCGACGGCGGGCTGCTGGACGTGCTCGACGCCGTCGGCGCGAGCGGCAAGGCCGACGAGGTCGTGACCGTGCCCGCGCCCGGCAAGCTCGCCGCCCGCGTCGTGCTCGCCGTCGGCCTGGGCAAGCCCGCCGACGACGGCTCGGTCGGCGAGGACCAGGTGCGCCGCGCGTCCGGCGCCGCCGCCCGCTCGCTGGGCGGCCGGAAGCGCGCCATCACCACGTTGTCCGCGCTGCACCTCGGCCCCGCGGTCGAGGGCACGGTGATGGGCTCGTACTCGTTCACCGCCTACAAGTCGAACAAGGGCGACGGCCCGGTCGCGCGCGTCGACTTCGTCGCGCCCGCCGAGGGCAACACCCGGGCGCACCGCGCCACGCTCAAGGCGTCCACGGCGATCGCCGAGGCCGTCACCACGACCCGCGACCTCGTCAACACCCCGCCGAACGACCTGTTCCCGGCGTCGTTCGCGGACCGGGCCGCCGCCCTGGCCAGGGCCGAGGGGCTGGAGGTCGAGGTGCTGGACGAGAAGGCGCTGCGCAAGCAGGGCTTCGGCGGCATCCTGGGCGTCGGCGGCGGCTCCAGCCGTCCCCCGCGCCTGGTCCGCATCACCTACCGCGGCCCGAAGGCGGGCAAGAAGGTCGCGCTGGTCGGCAAGGGCATCACCTTCGACACCGGCGGCATCTCGATCAAGCCCGCCGCGGGCATGGACGAGATGACCTCGGACATGGGCGGCGCGGCGGCCGTGATCGCCACCGTCGTGCTGGCCGCGAAGCTGAAGATGCCGCTGGAGGTGACCGCGTGGGCGCCGATGGCGGAGAACATGCCGTCCGGCACCGCCTACCGGCCGGGTGACGTGCTGACCATGTACGGCGGCAAGACCGTCGAGGTGCTGAACACCGACGCCGAGGGCAGGCTGATCCTGTCCGACGCGATCGTGCGCGCCTGCGAGGACGCCCCGGACTACCTGATCGAGACGTCCACGCTGACCGGCGCGCAGGTCGTGTCGCTCGGCAAGCGGACCTCCGGCGTGATGGGCACCGAGGACTTCCGCGACCGGGTGGCCGCGCTGGGCCGCGCGGTCGGCGAGCAGGCGTGGGCCATGCCGCTGCCGGAGGAGCTGCGCGGCGACCTGGACTCGCGGGTGGCCGACCTCGCGAACGTGGCCGGCCACCGGTTCGGCGGCATGCTCACCGCGGGCGTGTTCCTGCGCGAGTTCGTCGCCGAGGGCGTGACCTGGGCGCACATCGACGTGGCCGGCCCGGCGTTCCACAGCGGCGGCCCGTACGGCTACACCACCAAGGGCGGCACCGGCGTCCCGGTGCGCACCATGGCGGCCGTCCTCGCCGACATCGCGGCGAAGGGCTGACCAGCGGTTCCCCGGGGCGGGGTGGCGGCACGAACGCCGCCACCCCGCCCCGGCGCGCCGCCACGCCACCACACCCCGGAACGACCGTCCACTCCGGACCGCGCTGAGCCGCGCCGCCCAGCCGAACCCAGCCACGCGCGCTCCGCCCAACACGGCCGCGCCGCCCAGCCGAACGCAGCCGCGCGCGCTCCGCCGAACACGGCCGCGCTCAGCCGCGACCGCTCAGGCTTGGCCCTTGCGCCGCGAGTAGTCGCGCATCCGCTTCGGGTAGCCGACGATGCCCGCGTCGTAGATCGGGATGCCGAGCTTCTTCGCCAGGCGCTTGGCGCCCTCCGTGCCGTCGATCCGGCGTCGCGTCCACTCGCCGTCGTGCGCGACGAGCACGACCGTGGTCTCCGTCACGGTCGTCTTCGGTTCGACGTACGCCTCCACGCCGCGCCGTGCGGCGGCCCACTGCTCCAGGTGACCGGTGTCCGTGGACGTGGACGCGCGCAGCACGCCGGGGCGCTGCTTCCTGCGGAAACGGTCGAACAGGCCCACCGGGCCACCTCCTGCCGGGAATTCTCGGGACCATGGTGCCGGCGCGGGTGTGAAGGCGGGGCCAAATCCTCCGAACAGGACACCGCGTCGCCGCCGCCCGCGCGGTAGTGACAAGATGGCAACCACACGCGCGCACCCGCGCGGAGTAAGGCATCAAGCTCTCCAGGGAGAACCCGTGACCGACACCTCCGCCGACCTTGTGATCCTCGGTGGCGGCTCGGGCGGCTACGCCTGCGCGTTCCGCGCGGCCGAGCTCGGCCTGTCCGTCATCCTGGTCGAGAAGGACAAGCTGGGTGGCACGTGCCTGCACCGCGGCTGCATCCCCACCAAGGCGCTGCTGCACGCGGCGGAGGTCGCGGACAACGCGCGCGAGGGTGACCAGTTCGGCGTGAAGTCCTCGCTGGAGGGCATCGACATCGCGGGCGTCAACTCCTACAAGGACGGCGTGGTCAGCCGGCTCTACAAGGGCCTGCAGGGCCTGGTCAAGGCCAACAAGGTGACCCTGGTCGAGGGCGCGGGCACGTTCATCGGCCCGAACACCGTCGAGGTCGACGGCCAGCGCTACACCGGCCGGAACGTGGTGCTGGCGACCGGTTCCTACGCCCGCAGCCTGCCCGGCCTGGAGATCGGCGGCCGGGTCATCACCAGCGACCAGGCGCTCAACCTGGACTTCGTCCCGGAGAAGGTCGTGGTGCTCGGCGGCGGCGTCATCGGCGTCGAGTTCGCCAGCGTGTGGGCCTCCTTCGGCGCCGACGTGACCATCGTGGAGGCGCTGCCCCGCCTGGTCCCGGCCGAGGACGAGTACGCGTCCAAGCAGCTGGAGCGCGCGTTCCGCCGGCGCGGCATCAAGTTCAAGACCGGCGTGAAGTTCACCGGCGCCACCCAGGGCGAGTCCGGCGTGTCGGTCACCCTGGAGTCCGGCGACGTGCTGGAGGCCGACCTGCTGCTGGTCGCCGTCGGTCGCGGCCCCAACACCGCGGGCCACGGCTACGAGGAGGCCGGCGTGCGGATCGAGCGCGGCTTCGTGGTCACCGACGAGCGGCTGCGCACCAGCGTGCCCGGCGTCTACGCGGTCGGCGACATCGTGCCCGGCCTGCAGCTCGCGCACCGCGGCTTCCAGCAGGGCATCTTCGTCGCCGAGGACATCGCCGGGCAGGACCCGAAGGTCATCGACGAGGCGGGCATCCCGCGCGTCACCTACTGCAAGCCCGAGGTCGCCTCGGTCGGCCTGTCCGAGGCCGCGGCCAAGGAGAAGTACGGCTCGGTGGAGACGTTCGTCTACGACCTCGCGGGCAACGGCAAGAGCCAGATCCTGAAGACCGCCGGCGGTGTCAAGCTGGTGAAGGCGCCTGACGGCCCGGTGGTCGGTGTCACCATGGTCGGCGAGCGGGTCGGCGAGCTGATCGGAGAGGCCCAGCTCATCTACAGCTGGGAGGCTTACCCCGAGGACGTGGCTCCGCTGATCCACGCCCACCCGACCCAGACAGAAGCCCTCGGCGAGGCTTTCCTCGCCTTGGCCGGCAAGCCGCTGCACGTGCACGGCTGACCGTCGCACCCCAGTCAGCCGATCACCGACCCACGCACGAGGAGTCAGCGAACGATGGCCTTCTCCGTCCAAATGCCCGCACTCGGCGAGAGCGTCACCGAGGGCACGGTCACCCGCTGGTTGAAGCAGGAGGGTGACCGCGTCGAGGTCGACGAGCCCTTGCTGGAGGTGTCCACCGACAAGGTCGACACCGAGATCCCGTCCCCCGCGGCGGGCGTGCTCCAGAAGATCGTCGCCCAGGAGGACGAGACCGTCGAGGTCGGCGCCGAGCTCGCCGTCATCGGCGACGGCTCCGGCTCCGGCTCCGGCTCCGGCGACGAGACCTCGTCCGACTCGTCGGCCGGCGACGCCACGCCGCCCGCCGAGGAGGCTCAGCCCGAGCCGCAGTCCGCGCCCGAGCCCCAGTCCGCGCCCCAGGCCGAGGCCGCTCCCGCCCAGCCGGAGGCGCCCGCGCAGTCCGGCGGCGGTTCGGCCGAGGGCACCCCGGTGACCATGCCCGCGCTGGGCGAGAGCGTCACCGAGGGCACCGTGACCCGGTGGCTCAAGGCCGTCGGCGACTCGGTCGAGGTGGACGAGCCGCTGCTGGAGGTGTCCACCGACAAGGTCGACACCGAGATCCCGTCGCCGGTGGCGGGCACCCTGCTGGAGATCGCCGCGGGCGAGGACGAGACCGTCGAGGTCGGCGGCAAGCTCGCGGTGATCGGCTCGGGCTCGCCCGCGCCCGCCGCGCAGGAAGCCCCCGCCCCCGAGCCCGAGGCCCCGAAGCAGGAAGCGCCCCAGCAGGAGGCGCCCAAGCAGGAAGCCCCGAAGCAGGAGGCGCCCAAGCAAGAAGCGCCCAAGCAGGAGGCTCCGAAGCAGGAAGCCCCCAAGCAGGAAGCGCCGAAGCAGGACTCCGACGACTCGGCCAACGGCGCGCCGTACGTGACGCCGCTGGTGCGCAAGCTCGCGTCGGAGAACGGCATCGACCTGAACACCCTGAAGGGCACCGGCGTCGGCGGCCGGATCCGCAAGCAGGACGTGCTGGCCGCGGTCGAGGCCGCCAAGGCCCCGGAGCCGGAGGCCCCCAAGCCCGCCGCCGCCACCGCGTCCGCCCCCGCCCAGCGGGTCGCCTCCGCGCCCGCCGCGGACACCAGCGGCAAGCGCGGCACGGTGCAGAAGCTGCCGCGGCTGCGGCAGATCGTCGCCCAGCGCACGCGCGAGTCGCTGCAGGTCTCGGCCCAGCTCACCCAGGTGTTCGAGGTGGACGTCACCAAGATCGCCCGACTGCGCAACCGGGCCAAGGCGGCGTTCGAGCAGCGCGAGGGCACGAAGCTGACGTTCCTGCCGTTCTTCGCCAAGGCGGCGGTCGAGGCGCTGAAGCAGCACCCGGTGCTGAACGCCTCGATCGACGAGGAGAAGAAGGAGGTCGTCTACCACGGCGCCGAGCACCTGGGCATCGCGATCGACACCGAGCGCGGCCTGCTCAACGCGGTCATCGCGAACGCGGGCGACCTGAACCTGGCCGGCCTGTCGCACAAGATCGGCGACCTGGCGGCGCGGGCGCGGGCCAACAAGCTCACCCCGGACGAGCTGACCGGCGGCACGTTCTCGCTGACCAACCTGGGCAGCAACGGCGCGCTGTTCGACACGCCGATCATCCAGCAGCCGCAGGTCGGCATCCTGGGCGTCGGCGTGGTCAAGAAGCGCCCGGTGGTGATCACGGACGAGAACGGCGACGACACGATCGCCATCCGGTCCATGGCCTACCTGGCGCTGACCTACGACCACCGCCTGGTGGACGGCGCCGACGCGGGCCGCTTCCTCTCCACGGTGAAGAACCGCCTGGAAGAGGGCTCGTTCGAGGCCGACCTCGGTCTCTGAAGAGTGACGCGCTGAAAGCCGCTCCCGGTCCGCCGGGGGCGGCTTTCGCCGTTCACGGGGCTACCCCCGCCGGCCACCGAACCCACGTGGTGCGGGTGACACGCCCGCCGCTGTGCAACCGGCACCCCGCTGCGAGACGATCAACGCATGCGGGTTGTCATCGCGGGGTCGTCCGGCTTGATCGGCACCAGTCTGGTCGCCGCGTTGCGCGGCGCCGAGCACGAGGTGCTGCGGTTGGTCCGGCGGCGGCCCTCGGCCCCGGACGAGCGCGGCTGGGACCCGCCCGCCGGCCGGATCGACGCGGGGGCGCTGGACGGCGTCGACGCGGTGGTCAACCTGTGCGGCGCCGGCGTCGCGGACCGGCGGTGGAGCGACGCGCGCAAGCAGGTGCTGCTGGACAGCCGCACGGTGCCGACCGAGGTGCTGGCCGCGGCCGTCGTCGAGCACGGCGTCCCGGTGCTGGTGAACTCCAGCGCGATCGGCTACTACGGCGACACCGGCGACGAGGTGGTGGACGAGTCGAGCCCGTCGGGCGCCGGGTTCCTGGCCGGGCTGTGCCGGCAGTGGGAGGCCGCCACCGCGGTCGCCGACCAGCGCGCCAGGGTCGTCCGGCTGCGCACCGGCCTGGTCATCAGCCCGTCCGGCGGCCTGTTCGGCAAGATCAAGCCGCTGTTCTCGTTCTTCCTCGGCGGACGCCTCGGCGACGGCCGCCAGTACATGCCGTGGATCTCGCTGGACGACGCCGTCGCGGCCATCCGGTTCGTGATCGAGCACGACGTCTCCGGCCCGGTGAACCTGACCGCGCCCAGCCCGGTCACCAACGCCGAGTTCACCCGGACGGTCGGGCACGCGCTGCACCGCCCCGCGCCGTGGATCGCGCCCGCGTTCGCGTTGAAGGCGGTGCTGGGCGAGGTCGCCGAGGAGGGCCTGCTGGCCGGGCAGCGCGCGGTGCCCAGGGTGCTGGAGCAGCGCGGCTTCCAGTTCCTGCACCCGGCGCTGGGGGCCGCCGTCGCGGCGGCCGTCGACGGGTGATGAGCGTGCTGGTCGGCGTCGTGCTGGCGCTGGCCTCGGTGGTCCTGGGCTTCACCGTCCGGCACGAGCCGCCGGGCGTCGACCGGGGTCTGCACCTGGCCGCGGTCGACCTGGGCCCGAACTTCGTGCACTCGGCGGCGGTGGTGAGCTTCGTGCTCAGCCCCGGCCTGGCCACGATCGCGCTGCTGTCGCTGGGGCTGCGCGCGCTGCTGGCGCGGGACGCTCTGGTGGCGCGGTCCGCCGTGCTGCTCGCCGCCTGCTGGGCGACGGTGCTGGCGCGGTACGCCTACCAGCGGGTCCGGCCGATCGAGTTCCCGAAGTGGGCGTACCCGAGCGGGCACGTCACGGCGGTGACGTCGATCGCGTTCACCGGCGTGGTGCTGTGCGCGTGGCTGGCGCGCCGGCACCTCAGGCTCGCGGTCGCGCTGGCCTGCGCGGCGGTGGTGGTGACCGCGGCCAGCCGGGTCGTGCTGGAGATGCACTGGTT
This genomic window from Saccharothrix sp. HUAS TT1 contains:
- the cobT gene encoding nicotinate-nucleotide--dimethylbenzimidazole phosphoribosyltransferase; translated protein: MTIEFPPVEPPSEHARAEATARQAVLTKPVGSLGKLEELGAWVAACQGECPPRPFTRPRVVVFAGDHGVAQHGVSAYPSEVTGQMVANILAGGAAVNVLANVAGATVRVVDLAVDSETALGDFKVRRGSGSIDREDALTGEEAEQAIEIGRKLVDDEVDGGADLLIAGDMGIGNTTPAAVLIAALTGSEPVAVVGRGTGIDDQGWMRKTAAIRDALRRARPVINDPVALLATASGADIAAMAGFLAQAAIRKTPVILDGVVVGAAAVVAEELAPGARDWWVAGHRSAEPAHALALGHLSLDPLLEFDMRLGEGSGAAAALPLVVMATRILAEMATFDSAGVSGPA
- a CDS encoding adenosylcobinamide-GDP ribazoletransferase; translation: MRLALSWLTVLPIRVHTDQVTARAAGRAITFAPLVGLLLGAAAVALLRLPLPDLAAGFLTVGFLALATRGMHLDGLADTADGLGCYGPPERALAVMKDGGAGPFAVVALIIVLGAEAATLPTVHWGAVLLALTTGRAAFILCCLRPIPAARPNGLGALVAGTQPPWIAITWWTALATAGYFVHPWQGPTAVATSAALVLLLINHTKKRFGGITGDVLGAACETATLTTLIVTAL
- a CDS encoding branched-chain amino acid aminotransferase, with the protein product MTTALPFTRTPNPQPATPERVAEVLAQPGFGQHFTDHMVTIRWNQEQGWHDAVVGPYRSLELDPAAMVLHYGQAIFEGLKAYRQPDGTIASFRPSANAERFRASARRMAMPELPDELFLASIRELLAVDDRWVSSVPEESLYLRPFLFSTEAGLGVRPAKEYLYVLIASPAGSYFTGGLKPVTVWLSTEYVRAAPGGTGAAKFAGNYAASLAAQAQAAEQGCDQVVWLDAVERRWVEEMGGMNLFFVLGSGDDARVVTPELSGALLPGITRNSLLRLAADFGLVVEERRISTEEWEKKAESGELTEVFACGTAAVITPVGHVKHAGGEFSVSGGRTGDVTMRLRNHLTSIQQGLTADPHSWMSKIN
- a CDS encoding amino acid permease, which codes for MTITPRAGAVVLALGATLGAGVFTGFAPAAAIAGPWFLPGLALAAVTALCCAFSTADQHRAYPEAAGGYAYIRNQLGPWPARLGASAHLVGRAGMAAAIAGMFGAYAVPEHRVAAALGLIAVTAALGAAGIRWGAGLSVAAAVVVLGVLVLVVLVCLSVAPPENPVVGGQVADEPGFDGLMGAALLLFALFVGFERVTAPGAGDRVFSARVLHFAVPVVIGVVLLVGIGVGVAVLRQLGSARLALSPAPLRDALVAADGAWLLPVLAVGAAVAAVSTLFFVLASARRTLVGMTETGDLPAVRAGWPLEVVSAGLAVPAVVALPPSTALAVGACGTAFYYGFTNASARVLLQEDRTWPMRTACLGLGLSVLLAMSAPADALVVTGIGIALGTGLLALGRVRQAVG
- a CDS encoding leucyl aminopeptidase, which gives rise to MTAPKLAITDSDLSSTTADAVVVGTVQGPDGLALAAGSEAVDAAFDGGLLDVLDAVGASGKADEVVTVPAPGKLAARVVLAVGLGKPADDGSVGEDQVRRASGAAARSLGGRKRAITTLSALHLGPAVEGTVMGSYSFTAYKSNKGDGPVARVDFVAPAEGNTRAHRATLKASTAIAEAVTTTRDLVNTPPNDLFPASFADRAAALARAEGLEVEVLDEKALRKQGFGGILGVGGGSSRPPRLVRITYRGPKAGKKVALVGKGITFDTGGISIKPAAGMDEMTSDMGGAAAVIATVVLAAKLKMPLEVTAWAPMAENMPSGTAYRPGDVLTMYGGKTVEVLNTDAEGRLILSDAIVRACEDAPDYLIETSTLTGAQVVSLGKRTSGVMGTEDFRDRVAALGRAVGEQAWAMPLPEELRGDLDSRVADLANVAGHRFGGMLTAGVFLREFVAEGVTWAHIDVAGPAFHSGGPYGYTTKGGTGVPVRTMAAVLADIAAKG
- a CDS encoding oxidoreductase; protein product: MGLFDRFRRKQRPGVLRASTSTDTGHLEQWAAARRGVEAYVEPKTTVTETTVVLVAHDGEWTRRRIDGTEGAKRLAKKLGIPIYDAGIVGYPKRMRDYSRRKGQA
- the lpdA gene encoding dihydrolipoyl dehydrogenase, producing MTDTSADLVILGGGSGGYACAFRAAELGLSVILVEKDKLGGTCLHRGCIPTKALLHAAEVADNAREGDQFGVKSSLEGIDIAGVNSYKDGVVSRLYKGLQGLVKANKVTLVEGAGTFIGPNTVEVDGQRYTGRNVVLATGSYARSLPGLEIGGRVITSDQALNLDFVPEKVVVLGGGVIGVEFASVWASFGADVTIVEALPRLVPAEDEYASKQLERAFRRRGIKFKTGVKFTGATQGESGVSVTLESGDVLEADLLLVAVGRGPNTAGHGYEEAGVRIERGFVVTDERLRTSVPGVYAVGDIVPGLQLAHRGFQQGIFVAEDIAGQDPKVIDEAGIPRVTYCKPEVASVGLSEAAAKEKYGSVETFVYDLAGNGKSQILKTAGGVKLVKAPDGPVVGVTMVGERVGELIGEAQLIYSWEAYPEDVAPLIHAHPTQTEALGEAFLALAGKPLHVHG
- the sucB gene encoding 2-oxoglutarate dehydrogenase, E2 component, dihydrolipoamide succinyltransferase, with the protein product MAFSVQMPALGESVTEGTVTRWLKQEGDRVEVDEPLLEVSTDKVDTEIPSPAAGVLQKIVAQEDETVEVGAELAVIGDGSGSGSGSGDETSSDSSAGDATPPAEEAQPEPQSAPEPQSAPQAEAAPAQPEAPAQSGGGSAEGTPVTMPALGESVTEGTVTRWLKAVGDSVEVDEPLLEVSTDKVDTEIPSPVAGTLLEIAAGEDETVEVGGKLAVIGSGSPAPAAQEAPAPEPEAPKQEAPQQEAPKQEAPKQEAPKQEAPKQEAPKQEAPKQEAPKQDSDDSANGAPYVTPLVRKLASENGIDLNTLKGTGVGGRIRKQDVLAAVEAAKAPEPEAPKPAAATASAPAQRVASAPAADTSGKRGTVQKLPRLRQIVAQRTRESLQVSAQLTQVFEVDVTKIARLRNRAKAAFEQREGTKLTFLPFFAKAAVEALKQHPVLNASIDEEKKEVVYHGAEHLGIAIDTERGLLNAVIANAGDLNLAGLSHKIGDLAARARANKLTPDELTGGTFSLTNLGSNGALFDTPIIQQPQVGILGVGVVKKRPVVITDENGDDTIAIRSMAYLALTYDHRLVDGADAGRFLSTVKNRLEEGSFEADLGL
- a CDS encoding TIGR01777 family oxidoreductase; its protein translation is MRVVIAGSSGLIGTSLVAALRGAEHEVLRLVRRRPSAPDERGWDPPAGRIDAGALDGVDAVVNLCGAGVADRRWSDARKQVLLDSRTVPTEVLAAAVVEHGVPVLVNSSAIGYYGDTGDEVVDESSPSGAGFLAGLCRQWEAATAVADQRARVVRLRTGLVISPSGGLFGKIKPLFSFFLGGRLGDGRQYMPWISLDDAVAAIRFVIEHDVSGPVNLTAPSPVTNAEFTRTVGHALHRPAPWIAPAFALKAVLGEVAEEGLLAGQRAVPRVLEQRGFQFLHPALGAAVAAAVDG
- a CDS encoding phosphatase PAP2 family protein; its protein translation is MSVLVGVVLALASVVLGFTVRHEPPGVDRGLHLAAVDLGPNFVHSAAVVSFVLSPGLATIALLSLGLRALLARDALVARSAVLLAACWATVLARYAYQRVRPIEFPKWAYPSGHVTAVTSIAFTGVVLCAWLARRHLRLAVALACAAVVVTAASRVVLEMHWFTDTVGAVLAVVGVGLVVARALRLLPVGVMSRREQS